The Vicia villosa cultivar HV-30 ecotype Madison, WI unplaced genomic scaffold, Vvil1.0 ctg.003080F_1_1, whole genome shotgun sequence genome includes the window ATGCTACCTCCACAATCTATCCACACGTGGACCCAGATGGAAAGatttttccatgagcaattttatatgggacagtctaaaataagtttgaaggaattggccagtgttaaacgAAAGGTCGCTGAGTCAATCTACAAATATCTTAACAGATTCAGATTTTTGAAAGCAAAATGCTTTACTCAAGTCCCTAAACACAAACTAGTCAAAATGGCCGCAGGAGGTTTAGACTATTCTATCAGGAAGAAATTAGATACTCAATATCTTAGGGTATGTCACAGTTCACTGACAGGGTTCGCCAAATCGAGCGACTCAAGGCCGAAAAAGGCTAGAACTAgcaaatatcataagaaagagaaAGTTACTTAAGTAGCAGCTGACGAGTATTCTTCAGACTTTGAAGATTTAGTCAAAGAAAATGAGATTAATGTAGCTGAACTTAATCCATGACTTCCTTACTCTTGCAAATTATTAAAACCATCGAATGGGAAAAATCTCGTCGGAACtgataaaaatgataaatttacCACAAAGACTTACACTTTTGATATAATTAAGTGTGATGAAATGTTCTATTTATTAGTAACGGATGGTTAAATTATTGTTCCTCAAGGACTGAAGAATCCCCCATTAGAACATAAGAGAAAAAGGGGATCCTATAAGTTTCATGATTTTCTTGCTCATAAAACATATCAATGTGTCTTTTTCAAGGATTTAGTGCATATAAAGCTTTGAAAGAGGGCATGCTTCACTTTGGCGAAAAGTCAAGAATGCAGGTGGACACATATCCTTTGAAAGTTGAAGAGGCCCTATATGCTGAACCTCTTGAGATTATGATGGTCGAAGCTACTGAGGGTTTCGACAAGGAAGAAGGGCTACAAGCTGTTTATCCTCAAGTTGGTGAGgatttagttgactttttagagaAGTGTAGAGTAAGAGAGTCTAAGGTTAAATTGTGCCCAAAGTGTAATGTTGTATATGATGAGAAGGGTGCTGAGGAATATGAGGTTGTGAGAAGGAAGAATTTTGAAAGAGAGAAATTCTTCATCCCAAGGTTTGTGTTCGACAAGAGGGGGTTCCTCAATGCAACGAGGAGTACAAGAAGCAGTTCCAACAGCCTCGACCAAAGACCTTTTGTCCTCCATCACACACCCCTCAAGAAAAGTGGGTGAAACCAGTGAGAAAAACATGTGGGAAAAGGGTTGATTTTCTTTAGTTGAtttctgatcatcatcatcagaatcaaAGCCAAATCCTCTTTTATATTATAACTTAAATCATAGATCATGGAAACCATCTTGCTTCTGTCTATGCTTCTGTTTAAGAATTTTTGAAATACCTTATCATATTTATAAAAGACAGTTTCAGAAGATGGACGTGCTTTAGAAGGAGTTTCTTCAAGTTTTAAACATTTTttgttcaaaaaaatattttccttttctaaaataaaattgtttccTTTTTGTTTAGAAACTTCTTTCTCTAGCTTACcatattcttcaatttcatattcaTGAACCTTCTGAAGGGTCTTGAGTTTTCGTTGAAGATTCTGATACCTATTCGGAGATTCAGATAAGCATAACTCTAATTCAGCACTTGAAACTTCAGAAAATACATGTTCTGAATCAAACTCAATTTCTGTTACACATCATTCTGATGTTGTAGCCATGAATGTTATGTTGGCATTCTCCTCATCAGAATTAGATCCTGATACTTCAtagtcatcccatgttgccacaAGACCTTTCTTTTTTCCATTGAAACTTCCTTTTCTAAAGCTTTATTTTCTGGTGCTTTCTTTCTTGAGCTTTGACATTCATTTCTGTAGTGTCCAGGCTCCTTACACTCATAGCACGTAATTTCTTTGATTGATCTTCCTTTACCAGATGTTTCTGGACGATCTCTTCTACTTCTGGATCCTCAGAAGTTGGTTTGTCTTTTCGTCCAGAGTTGCTTTACTTTTTGGACAAAAATGacaattcatcttcatcattagAAACTTCATTGTCATAATCTTCCACTTCTTCAGCTTGGAAGAATTTGTTCTTTTCTGACTTGGTTCTTTCTGATCTGGACTTTGGAGCAAAAAAAATTCCTCTTTATTGAGGTTCATCTTCTTCTAGCTCTATTTATGACTTTTGAGAGAGCTAACCGGCTCCTCTAGAGTTATGTTGTTCAAATCCTTTGATAGCTTCAGCGCAGTAACCATTGGTCTCTATCTTTTTGGTAgacttttgatgatcttcttaGCATGATCATCAGTAGTgtaacctttgtccagaactTTAAGTCCTGCTACCAAGGTTTGAAACCTTAAGAATATATTCTCAAAagtttcttcttcttccatcttgaaaGCCTCATATTTCTAAATTAAGGCCAAGGCCTTagtttctttgacttgagcattgcctTCGTGTGTCATTTTTAAAGAATCAAGAATGTCCTTTGTTGTATCTCTACGTGTAATTTTCTCGTACTCATTATAAGATATAGCATTAAGAATGATGGTTCTAGCTTTGTGATGATTCCTGGACATATATTTATGTTCATCATTCATTCTGCTTTTGGGAATGGGAATGCCAATAGCAGAAAAGGTGCTTCATAACCATTTGTGAAAATCTCCCAGAGATCAATATCATATCCTAAAAAGaaactttctagtttatcttttCATTAGTCAAATCTCTCTCCATCAAATATAGGAGGTTTAACATTGTACCTATCTCTTTCATTTGTGTTAGCAGCGACATCCATAGAATTTTTTCTCACACTGAAcctctctacacggttaagtgtttgattaGAAAATCAACAATAGAGTCGGAGCTCTATGCctattgaaggttgagaaaaacacaagaaaagggggggttgaatttggttttctaaaacttaaattctggtaagacagaactcagatgtcatatatggatgtcatgacatctgatctgacattataaaaacAGACAAGATAGGAATACAAATAACAGTGCAGACGATaaataacacacagaattgttcacccagttcggtttaactacctactctaggggctaccaagtcaTGGATGAAgttcactattagcagtatcaattcaaagctaaactcccccctttataacttctcacttaatcactacccaatgacccttctacctaggttctccctagatatggaatatctctatTCCagtcccaatcatagcaatgatgtctagcagtcaacacctcagccaTTGCATCAACAGCCCTTCACCAACATTCTAAGCACATATACAAAgttaacttgaagttgcttacaagctttctccaagaacaaaacttcactcgttgcttcacagcttctgagtgagtaaaacaaacctcttacttacaggcttcgaggcacaaatcagtgaccatcccacaacccgggtggttcacttacacggctaaccctaaaaactacatcttgtcaatactcggctagcttcttcaaactaggttacaaaggtttctatttataacctattccctattggacttgggcttacaaatcgcaacattcctcgctgttacaaatcagcagatatcttctgctacaatcaaggtcttttaatcataagtttcctaatttatctcctaaattagaaactgcttaATATTCAATCTTTTGATTTTATTCTTCAATATTccgacttgattcttttgacctttaaatttgtgccacataggattacaaaatattccaagaatattcggtatctgttgagtatcagactgaatcttcattccagttctgcaggcgcgatgtcatggttaaagtcatgacattccatataacatcttgcttgtacttgttttgttcttttatatttgcaagacttatacattgtattatattttgctgctattatgttttagccaaacatagatgctaatcagccaataaaaacatcaacaaaaaCAATTTCTTCTAGAAAAActattcaccaaaatcaataagATAGAAATGAAAGAGGCTAACATGTTTGCTTTATACAAGTTCACCATAGAAAAGGCTAAtttagtccacccgccaaggtgatttctccttagaaaaggacttaatccCCTAATtttgaaagattacaaacaacctctaagagtctaAAAAGACACCTTAGCCCTCTCAAGTATTCATACTAATAACCTAGTCACTTGAAGAAAACAAATATCAATAGATTACAATAGAAAGTGTTTACAACAAATGCTTTTAAATAAGCAGAATGAAACAAAGTTTAAGAACAAAAGATAACACAAATCCTAGGCAGCAGCTCTTGTGTTCCTAGAGATTTTACTAGAAATAGATTTCTCACAATGGAGTGTTTAGAACAAACTAATCtctttgatttctttctttttcttttcttttacgtTGAAGTTTGTATGTTGTAGTTGAAATAGTCTGAGCAGCTTGAGCAGATTCACAGTAAAAATATGAGCGACATTAGCAACTTTCTTCAATGGTAAGTGTCTCTATAAATAGTCCCAAAAAGAAGACCATTGAGAAGGACAAGACGTCGATTTCTTTGCCAGCTAACATAACAGATCAAATATGATTGTGGGAAACAAAGAGCATATAAAAATTGGGTTCGTACATACGTCCTTGCAGTAGTGGAGAAGGTAGTGTACTATTATACCATTAAGCTTCTAGCGCaagtttttgatctttccttttaGAATATACTTCTGATTCTGAAGTAACGAGAGCATGGAAGAGATCAAGTAACGTGAACATCCCAAGAGAATTTTAGTCTTCACAGTCAGAACATGGTCTTCAGAGTTGAACGCAACAACTTATCTAAACGATACATCTTGATTTCTAAACTGGAACCAAAGCCTATATGAGCTTCGAAATATGGACTTCTGATCTGTAAGAGTAGCTTATCTTAGAAACACTTGATGATCATTTTCTAACACACATTCAACATTTTTCAGAACTATTGATGTTACTTCATAAATGGATGACTAATTCTTCTGAGGTGTGTCAGCGCTGATTCTGATGACCTTTTAGATAGCAATCCATAATCAACCAAAATGCTATATCTGTGCAAAAATATTTCATATGAAATATAtgtaagttatcatcaaaactaaagatTGAGTGCATAATCAAATCTTGTTCTAGCAgttatgaatgaaaaaaaatCACGTATTTagagtatttttataattttatctcTAATATTTTCTACAATGAGTAGTTCTTAATTATTGGACTTTATTATAATTGATCAATGCAAAAAAATCACATATTTAGAGAGCAATTTAAGAGACACCATGATCAtagaaccaaaaaaaaaaaagaaaaaagaattaccATGAACTTTTGTATTGCGTATAGCTGGTCATCCATTATGTCAAAATGAATAGATCAATCCAATACAAATATTAGCAATTTCTCATTGCACTCCTACTATTTCTTTCAGGCTCTATGCGAAAATACTAAATTGTCTCTTGTTTCTGAATATATATCTTCAGACGCACCAAATCTCATTTATTTGTTCATTTTAGTTCGGAGATATATATCCGAATAAACTTAAGgttaattcggagatgtatctctgaaaaTGCCCTTTGTTccaataaatataaaagaaagaataataatttttgtatttattatttaattttatatcatAAACCTATATTAGTGCTTAGTTTGacaatttaagttattttttactGATAATACTTCCCTTCAATtacattataatatattttaaattgaatatattttaaattaaatttaacaaaTATTTATCAAGTTAAcaataaaaactaaaaagaagtttaagtaaaaattaaagttttattttcttgtcaaattgtaaaaaaaaaaacagttttaaatatataaaaaaatgtaaatttGTGATAAAAATATTACGTTTAAATACTACATTTATCATATATGATAATATTATAAGCACTTAAATATTGATTTCTCTTTAATAATAGACATTTAAAAGGCAATTGTATttcattactattattattattattattattattattattattattattattattattattattattattattattattattatcagaaAATAACTTCATTTAATAGATTCAAAATACAATACAAAGCAAATGATCCCTATGGATCCAACAAACAAAACTACTCAGAGAACCAACAAAACATTCCTCATTACGGCATGAGCAACATGCTTAGGTACGGTCTAAGTTGGACACAAGTCAAACATCTATAAACcacattataaataatttttggcCCAACACTGTCATAACTAACTCTGTCACCAAAGCAATTCTTGTTCATGAATAGTCAACATTCAAGATTTCTAGCCATCTTTCTATGGAGATACTCCATCACCAAGACAAGTAAAAGACGTGACAAGGGATCACCTTGTCTTAAACCACGTTCAGCTTGTATATTTCTAGTGATAGAATTATTGACCTTGTACCTATAGGAAATCGATCTCACCATGATGATGAACTTCTTAGGAAAGCTAAGCTCAATGAGGATGTCTTCGAGAGCACTTCATTCCACACTATCATACGTTTTTTGGATGTCCATCTGAATTATACACGTTTTTTGGATGTCCATCTGAATTATACACCTAGGAACCCCACTTTTAGCACTATAGCCCTTGATCAACTGATACGCAAGGAGAATGTGATCCTGAATGTGTTGGCCTGGAACAAAAGCAGTCTGACTCGCATCCACAATACTACCTATGATCTTGCCCAATCTATTAGCCATAACTTTAGAGATCAACTTGTATACAATTGTACAGCAGGATATAGGGTGAAAGTCCTTAACAAGACTGGCAGAATTAGATTTAAGAATAATTGTCACCAAAGTATTGTTAACAGCTTTGTAAAGCCTCCCTCGAGCGAAGAAGTGAAGAAGTCTCTAACAATAGCCATCACATCACtcctattaatattattattactattaaactTGACTAATTGTATGATTTTATACCATAAATTTATATTGATatatatcttttaattattttaggcAAGATTGTATTTTCTTCTAATAattcataaataattataattaaaatgcaTAGTTAATATTACAACAAATggtattttcggagatacatctttgAATTAACCTTGAATttattcggagatgtatttccacATACGTGCTGGGAAAGTAGGAGAAAAATGTTTTCTTCCTAGGATTTAGCCCAAGAATTCGACTATTAATATTAAAGCTCCAAGGATTGAAAGATCATTCACTAATTCTGTGAAATCCAGCATACAGAGTCTATTGCAACCAAATAGGTGAGCAGACTCTCCTCTTATTGTATTTCAATAGTACACACTTATTGTGTTTTCCTATATGGGAGGAAGATACAGATATAGTAAAAGGCTGGCTAGTAAAGAGGAGTTTCATATAGATCATCAACAGTCATGAATTCTCAAAGATAGCCCAAATGGTTCAATGTTATTGGGAAGGTACATAAATAAGAACACAATACAATACAGGAATATTTACAGTGAGTTTAATAGTTGACATTATGTGCAGTATCCAACAGATGACATTATGAGCAGCATCCAAAGGTTTTCTCAGTACTATAATACATGTAAAGAAACCCATCCTCATGCCTGAACGATCTATAAACAGAGTCCATCACACTGGCTGCAAAAACAATcacaaacacaacaacacaatgaaacaataacaaacaaaaaacgaAAAACATTAGAATAAGATTAGGAATCATAGTGCAAGTTTATTACCAGTTTGAGGTAAAGTATTCCTGACAAACACAAAAAGAGCTTTCCCAGCAGGTAAACTAAGTCTGGAACTCAAAATATGAATGAAATGCCCAACAGACAAGTCTCTTGGAACAAGATATCTATCACAATTATAACAAATTCTAAAATTATTGATAcagtttttttattcatttatcaaATATATGTAAAATCATGTTTgaactaatttttatttatacagCTATAGTGATTTTGATCTTACTTTTTCTTCTCCAATTCAGGTAGATCGCATTTGGAATACCGTTCCACAATCACCTGCAGAAGAAGATGATTATCATTATTATCAACAAAGAGCGAAAATTGAAATTCAATTGGGGGAAAACTGAAATCGAGATTTATTTAAGAGGAAAGGGACTAACGGGGATTCGATCTGGGAATTTGGCGATGATATCACGCGATTCTTCAAGTCTTTGTTCTGCAGAAACCAAAACGAGTGTTAAAATTGATGATTAATTTGGAGAATTTAAAAAGAGTTAAGAATTGAACGAACTGAAAGTATACTCGTCCTGGAAACAAGAGGTTCTTCCCATTTTGgaaatttcttcttcaaatttcaGTTCAGTTCTATTAATAGATCTGGTATTATTTGGTCAAGATAAAAAACCTTATAAAAATGATGATTGTTGTGGATAAGCACAAACTTGAAAGTAATTGTTCTAGTGATATATTGGATTTATTGAAAAAAGTGTTCACAAGCGGGGATAGCTCAGTTGGGAGAGCGTCAGACTGAAGATCTGAAGGTCGCGTGTTCGATCCACGCTCACCGCAAATTCCTTATTTTAACGTTTTGGGCTTGTATGAGAGGTAACGTGTTTGATTAACATTTTTGCCGTTTCGTGTCTCTTATTGTTACTTTCATAGCATCGTTTATCAACATCACTTTCATCTCTGGCAAGAGGTCAGACACCACACGTGCTTTCTAGTTTAGGTTTTAATATATGGGGTCCTTTTTCACGTTAATACATTCTTTCTATCATAGTAAAGATATTCACACCAAACCTCTTGAGTTGAAACACCTCGACAAAACTGTTGGACATAAACATCAACGCATCCTAAATATTGCTCGTGGTCTATTATTTCAATCTAATCTTCCCATTGTTTTTTTAGAATCATAATGTAACTTATGTTGTTTTTATCATGAATTTACTTCCTTCAAAAATCTTGGACAATAAACACTCATAATTGATTTTGCACAACAAAAATCCTGATTTATCTGGTTTAAGGGTTTTTGGTTCTCTGTTATGCTTCAACACTCACTGCTCATAGAACTTAATTTCAATCCAGAGCTAGAAAACCATACACTTAGGACATAAAGATGGTGTTAAAAGCTACATTAATTATGACTTGCATACTCATGATTTATTTCTTTCAAGACATATTTTTAtgagaatgttttttttttcctttcatgaATACTACTGAATAATCCATACAAATATTACACTTAAATTACGAAGGATCTAACAAATTGAGTTTTAACAACAGAGTTTTTCACATTCATTTTACAAGTATGTCCACAAAAGGATAATAAATAGGAGTATGTAAATAATATTTGCACAATTTACCCAATACAAAGAAAAGAACCAGTCCTAAATCTTGGTCATTTAGTTTATGAACACATCCATACATGACCTATCAAGTTTTATTAGTTGCGGATCGATGAAACCTTAACTAGTCCCGAACTCCAATGATTCCCATCTGAAGGGACGGAACATGTATAGAACTTCAGGTGAGCTTTTGAACAGAAGAGCCACACAAACACAGACTGCTGCTATGGCCACCATAGAGAGCATTGCAGGTCTGTATACCATAGACCTCCCTACTGCAGTTCTACAAGAAATTTTAGTATCACAAAGTTTACAATGCCCTTGACCACGTTTTACTTCAGCTTTTCCAATCTCAAATCCAGTGACAGACTCGATTTGCTTCTGTTTCTGGTTTGTATTGCCCTCTGTCTGATTGCTAGGGATCTCGACTACCACGTGAGCTGCTACTTGTCTCTTGTTAATTTTTCTCTGTACCAAGTGAATGTAAGTATAATGGCCACGTAATCGGGCATAATCTTCAGGTGTGGAGCCTGTGCTGTCACGGGCATTCTTCCATGCTTCAATTCCCACCTGTAATGAAAAAACCGTTATCAATGCTGCGCTATGGAATGCATGATGTACTATATTTCCAAGAGGAAAAAATTAGGGGGGAATGGGGTTGAGGGGTTCATAATTCTGCTCATTCACACAAGACACGGTACTGTATCGAACATGAGAAGTCAGACAGTTTTAGTCATCAAAATAGTTTGGCAGGTCATCCAGCAATTTAAAAATGATTCAAATGTTCCTAGCAGTAGATAAATGTGACAATAAGTCAAATAATTGAAGTTGTACAAGTTATAAGCTGGATTCAGATATGATAACTCATGGAGTAAACCAGAGTTAAATGCAGCTTTGTAAATATAAAAAAAGAGCTAGATGGAGCGAAGATCCAAATAAAACCAACAAGAAAATCTCCAACATATTCTTATAGTGATATAAGTTACAGTGGCAGAAATTTTACCATGCTAGGATCATTAGTAAGAGCATCCAGTACATCCTCAGAACCATCTTTTCCCGCTGCTATATGGAGTGGTGTCAAACCAGCAGGACCAACAGCATTCGGTCTAAACAAGAAGCTAAGAGTCTCTCCATCACCTAGTGCCTTGACTTTGGGTCTTAGTTCATCAGATGTATTTTTAGGAACATATCTCAAAAGCAACTCCACTAACTGCTTGCTATTTCTCCTTACGGCTCTATGAAGGAGGCCCATCTCTGTAAGTGCTTGATACATGGTAGGGTGATCTCCTTTGTTCACAGTTTCATCAAGCAGTATGTTCAACAGTTTTTTCACCACTGCACACCAATCATGGTCCATGGAAAACTCCATAAGCCAAGTGAACCGTTCTAATGGAAAGAGATCTACATCAGAGTTCAAGTGAACCACCCTATATTTCAATTGACTTCTGTGAAGAAGCCATCCCATTTCATGAATGAAATCCATAGCTTGACTTTTGGCTTTAATTTTTCCAGTCCCTTCAATATCTGGCGCAGTTTCACTTAGTTCTAGTAAAGGCTCAAGCACACGAATCTCTGAGCAAACATCCTCCTCTGCAACTATGAAAGGAAAAAAGCTGCTACTCAAACCCTGGTCCTCAatctaacaaataaaaaaatgaagTAGAAAGCTTAGGCTCAGCAACATAGAATTGGGGCAGGAGTGCTTatcttctataaaaaaaatacgaCACTAAAAAATGGATGCATTCAAATTTAAAGACAACTTATAAGTTAGGATATCCCTGACACTCAGCAGTAATCAACGTGTGAAAGTGTACCATAAAAGTTTAAAATGGGTAAAAGAGGAAATTATCCCCTCACTTAATAACAACTGGCCTGTATTCCCTGCCTACTTTTTCTCTGTAGATAATTTGTGAGAGTGAAGAAAAGCACCTCAATAAATCCTCTTCCATTCGTCACAGGGACTGAACAAGAAAATTGAATGCACTGAAGTTCATCGAGCTCCTTGGCGTATTGATCTGTTGACTCTTGAGTATCTTCACACACCAGATAGTTTCCTTCTAAAGCACACATTAACCTAAGGACAAGTGTAAGGATCATATGAACACTAGTCCAACAACAAATGCATATATTTAAACAAAATCCTGGAACTCAGTAGATCCAAGTCACTTTACAAGTTAGCATTTAATTTAACTACCAACAAGCAAAGGATTGACAAGTCACAAAGCAACAGAGACTACCTTGTGGCAGGGCGCATTAGGTTGACACCTTTAACTGAAAATTGAGCTCTCTTTGATGCTGGTACAGCAATTGGACTAACAGTCCAAATCTTGCTGTAATTTCTGCTTCTAAAAGGCAGTGATGTATCTATTACAACTTGACCTGCACCATAAAAATAGAAGTAAGAAACCTAgccatataaataaatttttgactcATGTTAATTTGACCCCTAAGAACTACAGCAGAGACATGAGAAGAGACCATTGAAAATGAATGCCATTTGATGCTGCACCCTGAAATGAACCCATCCACTTCTCCAAAATGCATCATCTGAGACATCCAGCAGCTTACTCAAACTGGAAGTCAAATCACAGCACAGCTGCAAAAAAGTAATCAAGTCATCTAAGGTAAGGATTGTTACAAGTTAGCAGAAATAACTGCCGACGTATACAAGTTAATAGTCTTAGAAGGAAAACACTTACATCATCCCACACAACCTCAGCCTGACGCAGATATATAGTCAAAACAATACAACCAGGTCGTATGTAGCTTTCAATATCGGTAGGACTGTGGGATAACCAATCAAGAATCTGCCAATTGAAACCCTCAGTATGAttaaatttcagaaaaataaaatgagaagTTACTCTTAGCTGCTGTAGAAAACTTAAAGTACCTGTGTTCTAAGTACAAGAGGAAATTCATTTGGCTCTTTACCAAAGAGCTTAAAAACAATCCGGTCTGTACGGCTCTGAATGGAGGAAACAAAAAACTAACAGTTAAATGACGGTAGTCTCAAATGCTCGATTTATATAGATATAATGTAAAAAGTATTGTTCAAGAGCAAGGCTAGAAACGGGAAATGATCACtaatttttgttgatttattctAGAGTATTTTCCACTAAATATCCTATTTTATTTACATATTTGGCACGCGGTTTGAGTttgatcaaaagaataaaaggagcAAGTGCTTAAATTTCACAACAATGAAAGAaggaatagagcaagcaattgagAAGAAACCATAGGACTCATGCAAACAAACCAATCAAAGATAATAGAGAAAAGCATGACTAAATAGCAAATTTAAAATAATGCAGCAAAACAAACACACCTGAGGTTCTCCACTAGAACTAGAAGGGGACTGGGCAGATGCAGAATCTGAATTTCCACTTGCTTGAGGTGGACTTGACTGATGAGAATCGTGTTGTGTCCATGGATAATCAACAGAGCTAGTGCCAATATTTGTAGAGACTGGTAATATTTCTAGATCTTCCATGCCATCATCTGAGTCAATATATATGtcattcaaatcaaaattattCATCTTTATTTGTGCACTACTATCTCTAACTTCTGAGTAAATCGGAGGACTGTTTGAAATGCTGGGCTTTATTGAAGATACGAGCTGATGATCAACGGTGCTAACATCATGAGCATGCATCATTTCTTGTTGCCTTTTATTCATAGATAAAGTTTGGTGTTGTGCTATAACAGTTGGAGAGCCTTGAGAACCATTGGAGAATAAAGCTGACACCATCTCTGACTTCCTAGAAGAATCCCGTTCTCTCAACAAAATCTCTTGTTCCTGCAAAAGGTTTGACAAATTCTTGCTCCCTTGCTCATCATTCTGACTAGCAAGACTCcttagaagatgagttagaagatCATGATCTGTAGGCTGTTCTGACCTGTCAGctgtaattaatttaaaatgtcaatatATATCCCAAGAAAACCTCCGTCATAACATAAATAGCAATCAAAGGAAATGTGAGAATATTCTTATTAAGCAAACCTACATATCATCATTCGATCCCAAATGTCATTCTATTCTAGCCGTATGATGCAATAACTAAGTGCCTCGTTGTTATAAAAATAATCAGGCTCATAAAGCATAAGTTTGCCACATCACATAAGATTGACTCTTACTCGTGAAATTTTTACAATTCCTAAAAATTGATTGCATGTCACTTGCTGAAACATGTGTATTATTCT containing:
- the LOC131640369 gene encoding autophagy-related protein 8i-like, translated to MGRTSCFQDEYTFKQRLEESRDIIAKFPDRIPVIVERYSKCDLPELEKKKYLVPRDLSVGHFIHILSSRLSLPAGKALFVFVRNTLPQTASVMDSVYRSFRHEDGFLYMYYSTEKTFGCCS
- the LOC131640368 gene encoding squamosa promoter-binding-like protein 1, which encodes MEARLGAEGYNFYGVVGGSSDLSSMGKRTREWSLNDWRWDGDLFIASRVNPVPVDSLRVGQQFFPIGSGIPVAGGSSNTSSSCSEEGDVENHKRNKEGERKRRVIVLEDDGLNEEAGALSLNLAGRASPVVEREIASWDGMSGKKSKVAGGTSNRAVCQVKDCGADLSRGKDYHRRHKVCEMHSKASKALVGNAMQRFCQQCSRFHLLQEFDEGKRSCRRRLAGHNKRRRKTNHEAVPNGSPTNDDQTSSYLLISLLKILSNMHSDRSEQPTDHDLLTHLLRSLASQNDEQGSKNLSNLLQEQEILLRERDSSRKSEMVSALFSNGSQGSPTVIAQHQTLSMNKRQQEMMHAHDVSTVDHQLVSSIKPSISNSPPIYSEVRDSSAQIKMNNFDLNDIYIDSDDGMEDLEILPVSTNIGTSSVDYPWTQHDSHQSSPPQASGNSDSASAQSPSSSSGEPQSRTDRIVFKLFGKEPNEFPLVLRTQILDWLSHSPTDIESYIRPGCIVLTIYLRQAEVVWDDLCCDLTSSLSKLLDVSDDAFWRSGWVHFRVQHQMAFIFNGQVVIDTSLPFRSRNYSKIWTVSPIAVPASKRAQFSVKGVNLMRPATRLMCALEGNYLVCEDTQESTDQYAKELDELQCIQFSCSVPVTNGRGFIEIEDQGLSSSFFPFIVAEEDVCSEIRVLEPLLELSETAPDIEGTGKIKAKSQAMDFIHEMGWLLHRSQLKYRVVHLNSDVDLFPLERFTWLMEFSMDHDWCAVVKKLLNILLDETVNKGDHPTMYQALTEMGLLHRAVRRNSKQLVELLLRYVPKNTSDELRPKVKALGDGETLSFLFRPNAVGPAGLTPLHIAAGKDGSEDVLDALTNDPSMVGIEAWKNARDSTGSTPEDYARLRGHYTYIHLVQRKINKRQVAAHVVVEIPSNQTEGNTNQKQKQIESVTGFEIGKAEVKRGQGHCKLCDTKISCRTAVGRSMVYRPAMLSMVAIAAVCVCVALLFKSSPEVLYMFRPFRWESLEFGTS